In the bacterium genome, TTCTCCCGCGCGAACATCGGAACGGCGTATTTCGCTCCAAGCACCTTAACCGAAGCTTTTGCAGATAACTTTTTGATCACCGGCGCGAGCGCGTTCGCGCTGCCCGGATCCTGCGCCGCGAAAAGAACTCTCATATATTACTTATTTCCATTAAACTCCTGCCGGTTGGCGTAAACTTTTTTAACGGCGCTAACAAAAAGATCTATATGTTTTTTTGTCCTCGGATATTGACACACCGTCGTGAACGTAAATTCTTTTTCATACATCCGTTCAACCACGGGACAAATGCCCTTCGTATAATCAACGCGTCCCCCGTAATGGCTTCCCACAAACGGAAAGTTAGTGTTATTAAATACCTTTTGCTCCTGAAATACGCGCAGGAGATATAAAGGTTTGGTATATCCGAGGGACATGGGGAACCCTTCGGCGGTCATCGCCCGCGCAAAGTTATCACGAGAAATCTCCAGTTTCGATTCGTCAATTTTCATCGGGTACACATAAAACACGTGGCTCGAACCCTTGGGAACATACGGCAATACAAGGCCGGGAATGACGGACAACTGTTTTGTAAGATATGTTACCAACTCCAGCCGCTTCTTGTTCAAAAAATCCAGTTTGCGAAGCTGCTCATACGCGATCGCCGCCTCAAGTTCGGTCATGCGATAATTGCTTCCGATGATAGGACCGTCGGCGTAACCCGGATCCTGGTCAACATATGCTTCCCCGTGATTCCGCGCCAACTGCGCACGGAACGCGTAATGCGCGTTGTTCGTTACGAGAACTCCGCCCTCGCCGCTCTGGATAGTTTTATGCACATTGAAACTAAAGACGCCGATGTCGCCGATGGTTCCGGTGAACTTTCCTTTATACGTTGCGCCGGGTGACTGCGCGTTATCTTCAATAATTTTAATATTGAACTCTTTGGCAATCTTCAGCAGCTCGTCGAAATCAGATGATCCTCCGAAAATATTCACCGCCATAATCGCCTTCGTGCGCGGGGTAATACATTTTCTGACCGATGCCGGATCAATGCAAAATGTTTTCTCATCAATATCGGCGAATACCGGCACCGCTCCGTTCATCAAAATCGCGGTGGCCGAGGCACACATGGAGTACGGCGACACGATCACCTCATCACCGGGACCGATACTAAGCGCCGCAACCGCCGCATGTAGCGCAGTCGTCGCCGAGTTAAATGAAACCGCGTGCTTCACGCCGAATTTTTTACAAAACAGCGCTTCAAGTTTTTTGACCTGTTTGCCGCCCAAAAAATACGGGCCATTCGCGCCCACAAAATCCGACAGCGGTCCGTTTTTTATTACTTGCGTCGCCGCGCGCAATTCTTCCTTGCCGATGTTGTACACCGGCGGAAATGGTTTCTTTAATATCGGCTTCCCTCCAAATAATGCGAGTTTTTTCATATGATTTAGCGAAATTATGTGATTCCCCAGAATCATCCTGGGGATAGGCGCAACGTCCATTGAGCGCCGACGCTTTTTATTTTTTCACATCCCCGCCCGGTTGAGGCAACTTCTTCACCTTCCCCCGAAACGACAAGCGGACATTCACCCCATTATGCTCAGAAGAATACAACAATGCATGCATAATTTCGAGTGAAGCTAACGCCGTCTTCCCCGACGAACGCGGTTCGCGATTTTTCCCGACGCTACCCAAGAGATCCTGAAGCGCGGAATCCATATAATTGCGCGGCAAATCTTTCGAAATCGGATTCCGGGCATCATTGGCGATAAACTGCGACCCGAGCACCGGATCTTTTTGTTTCAGATAATACCGGTAGTCATATACGCCGAACGGCTTGTTGATGGTATCAAGCCGCGCGTCGGATCCGAAGATGTTCATCTCCAGAATGCTGTACTGTTTCGTCGCGAGTGGCATGATGGTGGCGAACACCGAACCGAATCGCAGTCGGCCGATTAATCCGTTCTTCGCATTCGTCGCCGACACTTCATCGCATGGTCCGAACAAAAATACTAAGAGATCCAGGAGATGCGAGCCAGTCGTTACAATACCGCCGCTATAATAACAGCCAACCGCCTGCACATCCCCTACCAGTTCCGCCATGTGTTCTTTAATAAACTCATAGAAAGGATCATAGCGGCGAATAAAATTCACGAGCAGTTTGACGCCGCGCCGTTCGCACGCAGCCGCCATTTTTTTCGCTTCGGTTAAAGAAATCGCCAGCGGTTTCTCGCACCAAATTCCGCGGACCGAAGCATGCTTCAACACCTCCCGCAAAATCGGGAAGTGGGTTTGGTCCGGAGTGCAGATACTGACAAGCTCCGGCTTTTCTTGCCGAAACATTTCGCGATAATCGGAGTACGGTCGGCCGCGGAACAAGGCACTTGCCGATTGCAAGGCGCGCTGATCGGAATCGGCGATTGCGACAAGATTGATTTCCTGGTTAGCCAGGTATGCTTCCATATGCGTTGTATGGAACGGAAGTTGATATCCGCTGAACTTCACGCCGATATTGCCGGCTCCGATAATTGCGGCGCGTTTTTTTGTTTGTGCCATAAAATTAAGAGAGAGCGGTCCGCAATGTTTTAATAACATGCGCTTGATCAGCTTTTGAAAGGCCGGGGAAGATTGGGATGGAAATTTCCGAAGCGTAAAATGCTTCGGCATTAGGGCAACTACCCTTTGTATATCCCAACTTCCGGTAATACGGCTGGAGGTACACCGGAATATAATGCACCTGGCACCAAATACCGGCAGCGCGCAGCTGCGCGAAAACTTCTGCGCGTTTCTTCGCAAAAGCTCCGCGGAGCCGCACCGGGTATAAATGCCAACTGGACGTCACGCCCTTCTCCTCGGTCGGCAATTGCAAAACCTTTTGAAGGCCACCGAGTTCCTTCGCATAACGCGCGGCAACGGACCGCCGCAGCGCCATAAATCGGTCAATTTTTTTGAGCTGGCTCAACCCGAGCGCCGACTGAATATCGGTCAAGCGATAATTGAAACCGAGCTGCTGCATTTCATAGTACCACGCGCCCTCCGACTTTCTTTTGAGCAACGCCGCGTCTTTGGTGATGCCGTGCGTGCGGAATACCCGCAACGCATCCGCATACTGCTTGTTGTTGGTAAGCACCGCGCCGCCCTCGCCGGTAGTAATAGACTTCACCGGATGAAAACTGAAGGCCGTCATGTCCGCAATGCTACCGATGCGTTTCCCGCGGAGCGTTGCGCCAAGCGAATGGCAGGCATCCTCAACCAACACTACGCCGTGGCGTTTCGCTATTTTTTTGAACGCGGGAAGATTAGCAGGGTGTCCCCCGTAGTCAACAACGGAAATCAATTTTGTTTTCTTGTTGATTTTTTTCGCCGCCGCAATGGGATCAAGATTGCCTCGATCGTCAACGTCGGCAAAGATGGGCTTTGCGCCAAGATACAACCCGGCGTTCGCGGTTGCAACGAAGGTGAGCGGACTCGTAATGAACTCATCCCCGCGCCCAAGTCCGGCCGCGAAGTACGCGCCGTGCAGCGCCGCCGTGCCGTTTGAAAAAACAACGGCGTACTTCACGCCGCAGTATTTCGCCAATGCCTCCTCAAATGCTTCAACCTCCGGTCCTTGCGTCAAATACGGCGACCGGAGCACCTTCACGACCGCTCGGATATCGTCTTCATCAATGAATTGATGGCCATAGGGAATCATAGGGCTAGAACTAAAACTAGACTTCAGTTATCCCGCTCATCAGAGCCTGTAATTCTTTTTTTGTGATCCACTTCGTATTGTGATCGCTCGTCAGCAAAAATTTGTTCTTTATTGCTTTTCCCGCGCGCGCGTACTTTGCGTAGGCCTCCCGGGGCAAAAATTCGGACTCCGGAATCACAACATAATAATCGCCGAAATCAACGGTATGCGCCGCTTCCTCCGCGGTTAAAAGCACTTCATGAATCTTTTCGCCCGGCCGCATGCCGATGATTTTTTTCTCCGCGTCCGGAGCAATGGCATTCACAAGATCAACAAGCTTCATGCTGGGAATTTTAGGGATGAAAATCTCTCCGCCCTCCATCTGCCGAAGCGCGAACATGACGAGCGCCGCTGCCTGTTCCAGATTAATCCAAAACCGCGTCATATTCGGGTCAGTGATATGGACTGTTTTCCCGCGGTTCTGCAACAGCGTTTCAACAATGCTGCCGCGGCTCCCCAGCACATTGCCATAACGCACCGCCGCAAATTTTGTTTTATTACCGGACAATGCATTGCCGGCAACAAAAAGTTTTTCCGCGCACAATTTTGTTGAACCATACAAATTCGCCGGATACGCCGCTTTATCAGTTGAAATAAGTAGCGCGTGGGAGACACCGCAATCAATCGCCGCCTCAACCACGTTCTGGGATCCCAACACGTTTGTCTTCACCGCTTCCATCGGGTTGTACTCTAACGCCGGCACCTGCTTTAACGCGGCGGCATGCACTACCACATCAACCCCGGAAAATGCGCGCTGCAAACGCGGAAGGTCGCGTACATCGCCCAAAAAAAACCGGAGCCGGTCATCGTGAAGCTCACGGCTCATGTGGTATTGCTTCAACTCATCGCGGCTGAACACAATAACTTTCTTCGTCGCGGTGTTGGCAAGCAAATACTTCACGAAACTCTTACCGAACGAGCCGGCGCCGCCGGTCACAAGAACTGTTTTTCCCTTCAAAATGTCGGTATTTTTCGTTGATGCCATAGGTTCTGAATATAACCGCCAATTGACTAGAATAGTAACCCATCGCGCCTGAAAAAGCAATGCGGCGCGGTATACCCCGTGCTACAACTTCGATCATCATATTGTTTTGTATTATGATGACGATTGCGTTTTATTTGGACATTTTGTGTATGCAAAACATCTTAATTATTAATAAGCAATCGAAGTTGTAGCACGGGGTATACTTTTGAGCTGGGATTCAGTTATACTATAATAACTTCGCCGTACATATATGCCGGGTAGTGAAAGTGCGATCGCTACGCGACTACGGCAAGAGTCGAAATTAGTATAAACGCAACGCTTAAATCGTAACAATATTATACGTAAGTAACTCATCGCACTTCTACTACCCGGTATGAAAGGCTGTTTATTACTACAACGACGGTTTGCAACCATCAGCCACGCGATTGCGCTTGCGCTGAAAGAAAAATACGGCATAACCGAATTCTGCGGCTACGTTTGCGTCCGCTCGGGTTTTGATTTCCTGAAATCCCAAAAAGACATCAACTACGGAACCTTACTGCTCGATGACGAACTTCAAAAAGATTACGTCAAAGAAAAACTTGATCCCGAGTACCTCCACCACCTGGAAAAAGAATATGGCATCCCCAACCTGTGGCCGTACATTGCCTGCGACCGCGTCATCATGTTTAAACAACTGTTGCGCGAGTATCCGTACAACACGCCGATGTATACCCACGAAGAAATGTTGCGCATGCTCCAGGTGAAGGCGCGCGCGATCATTCATATGCTTGAGGAGGAAAAACCCGATTTCCTTTTCGCGAGCGTCGTCGGTTCCATGGGAGGAATGCTCCTCTATCACATCGCCAAAAAGAAAAACATCAAGGTTATTATTGCCGATATCGCCCGCATCGGCGAACTGTTTACGGTAAGCGATCATTACGCATATCACACATGGACTGAACAAATTTTTCAAGAACTAAAACGCACGGAACGACACAGCCCCCGTGAACACGACGCGCAAACCTTCCTGAAAAATTTCCGGAAAGAGCCGGCGCCGTTCTTCGGAAAACTTTACGAAAAAGACCAGTTAGTTGACCGCCGTAGGAAGCTCCAATTTTTGAAACCTACTCATATATTCCGATCGCTCGCGTGGGTTTTACAGCTCACGATCGGCTATCTCAAAAATCCTCATCGCGACGACTATGAGGAAATCAAACCCTGGCATTACATAATTGATCGGCTCAAAAACAAAGCGCGCCTACTCCGCGGCTTCCGCGATCTCTACAGTAATCCGGAACCGAATGAAGATTATGCCTTTTTCCCGTTACAATATGAACCGGAAATTTCTATGCTGCTCTATGCTCCATTTTTTTCCGACCAATCGTACGTGATCCGACAAATCGCCCGCTCGCTTCCCGTCACATATAAACTTTATGTTAAGGACCATCCTTCAATGGTCGGATTCCGGACGAGAAGTTATTACAAGGAACTGCTGAAAATACCGAATGTCCGACTCATCAACCCTGTTATCAAAAGTTTCCCGTTAATCCAAAATTCAAAAATTGTGACAACAATTACGGGCAGTGCCGGCTGGGAAGCGGTATTGCTCAAAAAACCCGTCATCACGTTCGGTGATGTGTTTTACAACGCGTTAAGTACCGTGAAACACTGTCGGACTATTGACGAACTTCCTTATTTGATTAAAGAACAACTCGAGTCAACGCGTTATAACGAACAAGAGCTGATCAATTACATTGCCGCCACGATGGAAGTTTCCGTTGAGGTGTCACTGCTCCGGCTTTGGGAACGGGAAATAGGAGATTTTGAAAAAGTGAAAAAAGGCATGGAGCCTGCGGCGGACTTGATTGCAAGAAGACTCGGCGTGAAGGCCGTACCGAGTGTTACCCCAAGAAATTAAACCGCGCGATGTGCCAAAGCGCGGCGACTCCGTCTTTCCAGCCGATCTTTTTTCCCTCCGCGTAACTGCGGCCCGCGTAAGAAACCGCGACTTCGTAAATGCGGAAGTGGTGCTTGGCAACGCGTGCGGTGAGCTCCACCTCAATACCGAATCGCCGCGATTTCAAACGCGGCGCGATTGCATCAACTACGTTTCGCGTAAACACTTTATATCCGACTTCCACATCGGAAAGGTTCAAGTTTGTGCATAGATTGGAAAAAAACGTAATAAAACGGTTGGCGAGATAATGATGAAAGTTGAAAATCCGGTGCGGCTTATTGCCTAAAAATCGCGTTCCGTACACGACATCAGCCAAACCGGAGCGTATTGGGGCGAGCAAATCCGGGTAGTCATTTGGGTCATACTCCAAATCCGCGTCTTGGATAAGGACAATGTCGCCGCTCGCGTGTTCAAAGCCGGTTTTAACAGCGCCGCCCTTGCCGAAATTTTTCTCATGAAAAATTACAACGATCTCCGGAATGCTTTTTAGAATTTCCCTCGTTTTGTCGGTTGAACCGTCATCAACAACGATGATTTCTTTTTCAATGTCCGCCAACGGAACTGCCTGAACGCGGCGAATAATTTCCGCGATGGTTTTTTCTTCGTTGTATGCCGGGATAATAACCGAGAGCTTCATGAGAAAATTTAGTTCCTGAGTTTATCGAAGGACAACCATAATGAGAAGTCCAAATTTCTAATATCTAATGTCTATTATTGTATCCCTTCGACTTCGCTCAGGGAATAAAGATCTTAGTTCCTGAGTTTATCGAAGGACAACCTTTTCGCTCAGGGAATAAAGATCTTAGTTCCTGAGTTTATCGAAGGACAACCTTAACACGATGCATGGTATCACTTCGTAACAAAAATCGTGAATCCCGAAGTTTGGTTTTTGCTTGGCACGAGCCAGTCCAATAATCGCGCAACTGGCGCAAAAACGCGGACGTAGGGCAAAAGGTACGCCACGGTCTCAAAAAATCCGCGCACCTTCACCATCTCTACCGACGAAAAATCTTTGAAGAGCATTTTTACTCCGTCTCCGGTGAACCGCCAATAGTCCGCGTAAAATCCCTTCTCCGCGTGATACGGAAAAAGAAACGGTACATAGATGAGCCCCAACCCTCCGGGCTTTAACACCCGTCGGAGCTCCGCGACAACCCGAAAAGGATCTTCCACGTGCTCCAGCACCGACTTGCAAATCACGGCATCAAAACTTTCATCCTGAAACGGCAGGTTGTGCGCGTCGCCTTTGACTACTCCAGCGGACTCATAATTCTTATCAATCACCACGTACTCGGTTTCCTTAAAAAGCTCGCGGTACGCCCCAAGCTGTTTTTGGAGCGGCGTTCCGCCGCCGACGTCCAAAATCCGTTTCCTTTTCGCAATAAGCCGGATCTTCTCTTCAAAAAATTTTTCCCACGGGGCCATAGATTTCATTACAATAACTCACCACAAAGAAAACAGCAAATATCTCTCATTCCACCATTCGCGCGAATGAGGGTATAAGCTACACATCACAACATCCTTACAAACTGGAGTTTGTAAGGATGTTGTGTGACGGTATAAATAATTTTGTCGATAACTTTACGATAGCGGCGCGGCACGATATGCTCATAACATGATGCTCACGCGCGAAGGAAAAATTATCCTGCTTCTTTTTGCGCTCGCGCTTCTCGTGCGCGTCGCGCTTTTTGGGGCGAACATTGCGGCACACGAAGGCGAACTGCTCCCGACAATTCTGAACTCTGAAGGATATTACGAACTTGCGAATAACATCCTCGCCGGGCACGGATTCTCACAAAGCCCCGCGGCGCCATATGTGCCGGATTCGCTCCGCCCTCCGCTCTATCCGCTCTTCATCGCCGCATTCGTTGGACTTTCCGGAAGTTATTGGCCGGTCATCATCGCCCAAATACTGCTTGCGAGCGTTTTGCCGCTCCTCGCGCGGCGCATCGGTTTCCGCCTCACGCAAAATACGTTTGCCGGGAACGCGGTAGGCGTTCTGTTTGCCGTGGAGCCGGTGCTTGTGCGGCTCTCCGGGATTCTTCTCACCGAAACGCTATTCCTCGCGTTGTTTCTGTCTTCCGTTATCACGTTCTTCAATTATCTTGATCGCGAAAAATTATCCGATCTTGCGGCAAGCGCGGCACTCCTCGGGCTCGCCACGCTCACGCGGCCGGTCACGCAATATCTTCCCGTTGTTATTATCGCGTTTCTCTTGTGGCATTTCCGTGGCGCGCTATCCCGGCGTGCCATGCTACATGTCGCCACATTCATCGCCGTCTTCGTTGTGGCGCTTTTGCCATGGCTCTACCGGAACGCTATCGTGTTCGGAAATCCGAGCGTCGCGAACACGCGCATCAGTAACTTTTACGGCTATTTTGCACCATCCGTTTTGGCGCTGGAACGCCATATCGGTTTTACCGAAGCACAACGCCAACTGTTCGCGGAAGACGGCGTACAGGATTACGGCGCGGTGACGCTCAAAGACGCGGAACATTTCACAAACCGGGCAAAAGCGATTATCAAAACCCATCCGAAGGAAACCGCAAAACTCCTCGGCATCACCACGTTTGCCTTTTTCACGCACGACGGGTACCTGGATGTACTTCAAGATCTCGGCTACATGAAGAATTTCTCGCGCACAATCCGCGCGCTCATCACAGGCCCCGGCATCATAATCCTCGCGGGAAGAATGTTTTGGACGCTCACAGCACTCCTCGCATTCCTCGGCACGTATCTCTTTTTCAAACGCGAAAAATTTCAGCCGAAGGCGCTTTTCGCCCTTCTCCTCATCACCTACTTCGCCGCAACCGCCGCAATTGTGGGCTTAGGCATCACCGCCCGCTACAGAGTCCCCGCAAACGTATTTATTGCCGCATTCGCGTTTTATGCTATCGCGCGCTGGCGTAAAACTCCGGAAGCCGCGAAATAAAGTGCGGTGTCATTCCGGGCTTGACCCGGAATCCAGAGGATCTATGAAATCGTTATATAAATCTCTCCATTGCGGATTTTGGCGCTCAATAAGCTGAAGTTTCCACACACGGTGCCATTGTTTAACTTGTTTCTCTCGGGCAAGCGCCGTTCGCACGTCTGACGTTTCTTCGTAATAGACAAGCATATGTACTTTGTAGCGTTTCGTGAATCCATCAATCGCATCGCTTTTGTGCTGTCCGACGCGCTTTACGAGATCGTTCGTGACGCCCGCATAGAGCGTACCGTTCCGCTTACTCGCCATTATGTACACATAATATGCGTTCATTATTGCGGCGTACTGGATTCCCGCTTTCGCGGGAATGACAAAAAAATATATACAGAAGACACAAAACCAAATCTAAAAAAACTTCATCTTCAGCAACGAAAACGCCGTCATTTTGAGCAGTAGCCAGCCATGACGCCACCGGCTGATGTTGGTGCTGCCGTAGGTGCGCGCCTCATAACGAATAGGGAGGTCAATGATTTTCAATCCCAATTTCGCCGCGCCGAACAATAAATCAAAATCACCGAACGGGTCAAAGTCGCCGAAAAAGGCCCGGCCTGCCGCGATGCGCTCATAGTCCGTCCGCAACAGCACCTTTGTTCCGCATAAGGTGTCCTTGACACGCTGGCCCAAAATCCACGAAAAACTCACACCAAAAAATTTATTGGCGATGTGGTTCAGCGTTTGCATTGCCTGGCGCTGCATCTGATACACCAGCCGCGAACCGTTAATGAACTCCCCCGCTCCCGAGGCGATCGCGGCATAAAACTTCGGCAAGTCCTCCGGAGGAACGGTTAAATCCGCGTCAAGAATAAACAACACGTCGCCCTTCGCCGCCGCAAACCCTTTCCGCACCGCGTCTCCCTTGCCTTTTCCGTCCTGGATGAGCAGCGTGATGTCTTTTTCTTTGTGCGCCGCAATCACGCGCTGAATTTCTTCCCGTGTGCCGTCTTTAGAACCGCCCTCAACGAAAATAATTTCCGTGTGTGATCCCAGCTGCGGAGTCCGCAGCACCGCCGCTTCAATATTTCCTTTTTCGTTCCGCGCCGGAATAATAACCGACGTCGTATATTCGCGCACGGCCAATTGCCTCGGCTTCGCGATCACGTAACGCAAAAGGCACAGCCGCCGCAAAAGCGGAAGCCGGGCAATAAATCGGTTCACGAGATACGAAAGCAAGGGGATGTTTACCGGAATGAGTACCTCTTCGCCGCGCTTCACCACTTCAAACCCCGCAAGGTGGAGAAAATTTTCAAGATCGCCCGCGGAAAGCCAGTTTTGCGCCGGAGAAGACATTTTGAGATGCGCGAATTCCGCAAATCGTAGCAACGGCTCCCACAAAAAATTTGTGTAGGTGATAAGGATTTTCGTGTGGTCATGTGTCACCTTTTTCAACTCCATAAACGCGCGCTGCACGTCGGGCAAATAGCTTACGAGGTCCGAACAGATGATATAGTCAAATTTCTCCGCAAGCGTAAGAGATTCCGCGTCCATAGTGAAAAAGGCGAGGTCAGAATGACGCTTTGCCGCGAGCGCGGTCATCTTTGGACTCATATCAACGCCCACGCCGCGTTTCGGCGCGACCGATGCGAGCAAATCCCCGGTGCCGGACCCCACGTCCAATACCGCGCTTCCTTTGGGAATGAAAAACTGCGCCACCTTGCGAATCGCTCCGTGATAATAGCGGTGCCGCGTTTGCCACGCCCCACGTTTCGACGCGACGTCATCAAAAAACTTTTTAAGCTCCTCACCCGATGTCAGTTTTGTCATGCGATGAATTCTATCACGCCGTCTCTGTCTTTAGCAATCGCATTTTTTCCGTCAACAGCACCAATCCCGCCGCGACAAAAATGAAATAGATCGGCTCAAATGCCATTCTCATCCGCGCGTCAATCGCGGCGCCAATAGGCAGCGTGACGACAACAAAGAAAAGGATAAGTGCCGCAAAGAAAAACGCAGAAATCCTCCGCCTTTCAGGCACCTCCTTTAAGAAAGGAGGAATCGGGGGCACTTCTCCCTTTCCTAAAGGGAGTACCCGAAGGCCGGTGAATTTTAAAAAACGAATCCAAAAAGGTGCCCGTGGGCTTGAGGGATTTGCAAAAAGCACCCAAGTGCCGCAGATGGCGCAAAACAACAAAAATGACCAAATGGCTCGCATAACGAATGGAATCACATACGTCCCGCGTATATACGGAATAATCTCGCCGATTGCGCGCAACGGATGCTCTTGCAATAGCGCCATGGAAAGCGGAATCGGCGGCCGCTTCGGGTACGGTAGCAACCGCATTTCATTCAGCATCGTCAACAGATTGTCATGCGTAAAAATTGTATAGACGGAGAGCGGCTGAAGCAGCATCATTTGCAGCGGGTATTGTTTGAAAATCGCAAGCGCGCGTTTTTTAAGTTCCGGCGCGACCCGCGGGTCATACAACTCTTCGTCGGTACCGCGTGCCGTCACTCCATCGCGTCCGAGTTGTGTGAGAAAGTTATTAAATACGGGGTTAAATTGCTGATTCGTTGCCGCGGCGTATACCGTCGCCCCGAGGCGCGTGTACACGTTGTACCAACCCGACGTTGAAAGCGTAAACACGCCGAACACGCGTTCGTTGCGCATCATCCACGGGAAAATAATGAGGAATGAGGGGATGAGGAACAGCACGCAAGCCGCTATCGCACTTTTCCAATTGCGCCACGCAAGTGGAAAAATAAGGAAGATGATCACGATCGGCAAAAAATAAAGAAAGTACGGCCTCGTGATTGAGGAAATTGCGAAAAGCGCTCCCGCAACAACCGCGCGGCCGGGTGTTGGGATGTCCAAGTAGCGCACAACTGCCACCGCAAACAACGCAAGAAGAAAAATAAAAATGCCCTCGGTCGCGATACCGACTTGATGATAAATAAGATGCGGTTCAACGGCGGTCAAAAACCCCGCAACATACGCAACGCTCCTGCTCCCCGACGCCTTCCACGCGAGCCAGAGTATCATAACCGGCACGAGCGCGTTCAGAAATACTTGGAAAAGATTTGCCGGCCAAAACGTCCCGAACACTTTATAAAACACGGCGAGGAAAACAGGATAACCGGGTGTGCGGTACGCATCCGGCGCGTACGGCGCGACAGCGCTCAACGAAAACCCGTGACCCTCGACGATATTTTTCGCAAGCGTCGTGTAATGCGTCGCGTCAACGAGATATAACCCCTCGGGTCCCGAACGCCAGATAAAAAAATCGAATGCGGCAAGGCGCAGGATGAATGCGAAAAGAAAAATGGTGATGAGCGCACGTTTATCCATAATATTTTCTATATGTAGCCCTTCGATAAACTCAGGGACTATTATTTCCTGAGCAAAGGTCCGATGAACATCGGACCGCAATCGAAGGAATACCTTTTATAACTGATAAAGATAAATATCGTTATCAAAATCCCCGATAAGCAGCGGGCGATGAAGCGACTCATAGACCCAATCTTTCAATGGCCCGTCGGAGGCAACGTAATCAACGCGATAGCGCCGCAATGCCTCAAGAAAATCCTCATTCATAAACTCCGTAAAATCCTGTTCGCGCGCGCGAAGCAACCCATCAATCCATCGCTCGTCAAAAAATACAAGATCGCGCCAATCCCGGCGAAAATGATCGCGGATCCACGTGCGATGTTCTATTAAAAACGCGCGGACGGTACGCGACGTCACACCGTTCACGCGCATGAGCGTCAAAATATTATGCAGCACGCGCGCTTCCGCGTTATAACTCGCTTGCATCCACCCGTTCGCGTAGTCATTGCACTGCGTAAATGCGGGTATGAGCCGCGTCAGCTTTTCCTCCACGCCTTCAGCGGAAAGCACGACGCAATCGTCAGGAGCATTCGCACGAAGCCACGAAAGCACGCCGTCGTATGTTTGAATGGAACGGAACTCCGGAATTTGATACGCGTATGTCCGCGCCGCCATAACGCCGTAGAAAAGCGCGA is a window encoding:
- a CDS encoding class I SAM-dependent methyltransferase, translating into MKSMAPWEKFFEEKIRLIAKRKRILDVGGGTPLQKQLGAYRELFKETEYVVIDKNYESAGVVKGDAHNLPFQDESFDAVICKSVLEHVEDPFRVVAELRRVLKPGGLGLIYVPFLFPYHAEKGFYADYWRFTGDGVKMLFKDFSSVEMVKVRGFFETVAYLLPYVRVFAPVARLLDWLVPSKNQTSGFTIFVTK
- the pseB gene encoding UDP-N-acetylglucosamine 4,6-dehydratase (inverting), with product MASTKNTDILKGKTVLVTGGAGSFGKSFVKYLLANTATKKVIVFSRDELKQYHMSRELHDDRLRFFLGDVRDLPRLQRAFSGVDVVVHAAALKQVPALEYNPMEAVKTNVLGSQNVVEAAIDCGVSHALLISTDKAAYPANLYGSTKLCAEKLFVAGNALSGNKTKFAAVRYGNVLGSRGSIVETLLQNRGKTVHITDPNMTRFWINLEQAAALVMFALRQMEGGEIFIPKIPSMKLVDLVNAIAPDAEKKIIGMRPGEKIHEVLLTAEEAAHTVDFGDYYVVIPESEFLPREAYAKYARAGKAIKNKFLLTSDHNTKWITKKELQALMSGITEV
- a CDS encoding glycosyltransferase family 2 protein, giving the protein MKLSVIIPAYNEEKTIAEIIRRVQAVPLADIEKEIIVVDDGSTDKTREILKSIPEIVVIFHEKNFGKGGAVKTGFEHASGDIVLIQDADLEYDPNDYPDLLAPIRSGLADVVYGTRFLGNKPHRIFNFHHYLANRFITFFSNLCTNLNLSDVEVGYKVFTRNVVDAIAPRLKSRRFGIEVELTARVAKHHFRIYEVAVSYAGRSYAEGKKIGWKDGVAALWHIARFNFLG
- a CDS encoding Gfo/Idh/MocA family oxidoreductase: MAQTKKRAAIIGAGNIGVKFSGYQLPFHTTHMEAYLANQEINLVAIADSDQRALQSASALFRGRPYSDYREMFRQEKPELVSICTPDQTHFPILREVLKHASVRGIWCEKPLAISLTEAKKMAAACERRGVKLLVNFIRRYDPFYEFIKEHMAELVGDVQAVGCYYSGGIVTTGSHLLDLLVFLFGPCDEVSATNAKNGLIGRLRFGSVFATIMPLATKQYSILEMNIFGSDARLDTINKPFGVYDYRYYLKQKDPVLGSQFIANDARNPISKDLPRNYMDSALQDLLGSVGKNREPRSSGKTALASLEIMHALLYSSEHNGVNVRLSFRGKVKKLPQPGGDVKK
- the pseC gene encoding UDP-4-amino-4,6-dideoxy-N-acetyl-beta-L-altrosamine transaminase; protein product: MIPYGHQFIDEDDIRAVVKVLRSPYLTQGPEVEAFEEALAKYCGVKYAVVFSNGTAALHGAYFAAGLGRGDEFITSPLTFVATANAGLYLGAKPIFADVDDRGNLDPIAAAKKINKKTKLISVVDYGGHPANLPAFKKIAKRHGVVLVEDACHSLGATLRGKRIGSIADMTAFSFHPVKSITTGEGGAVLTNNKQYADALRVFRTHGITKDAALLKRKSEGAWYYEMQQLGFNYRLTDIQSALGLSQLKKIDRFMALRRSVAARYAKELGGLQKVLQLPTEEKGVTSSWHLYPVRLRGAFAKKRAEVFAQLRAAGIWCQVHYIPVYLQPYYRKLGYTKGSCPNAEAFYASEISIPIFPGLSKADQAHVIKTLRTALS
- a CDS encoding DegT/DnrJ/EryC1/StrS family aminotransferase yields the protein MKKLALFGGKPILKKPFPPVYNIGKEELRAATQVIKNGPLSDFVGANGPYFLGGKQVKKLEALFCKKFGVKHAVSFNSATTALHAAVAALSIGPGDEVIVSPYSMCASATAILMNGAVPVFADIDEKTFCIDPASVRKCITPRTKAIMAVNIFGGSSDFDELLKIAKEFNIKIIEDNAQSPGATYKGKFTGTIGDIGVFSFNVHKTIQSGEGGVLVTNNAHYAFRAQLARNHGEAYVDQDPGYADGPIIGSNYRMTELEAAIAYEQLRKLDFLNKKRLELVTYLTKQLSVIPGLVLPYVPKGSSHVFYVYPMKIDESKLEISRDNFARAMTAEGFPMSLGYTKPLYLLRVFQEQKVFNNTNFPFVGSHYGGRVDYTKGICPVVERMYEKEFTFTTVCQYPRTKKHIDLFVSAVKKVYANRQEFNGNK